TCTCCTCTCATAGAGAGAGACACCACTGTCCCCACAGAGGAAGAATCAGGCTCAGGGGTCCTGCTGCAGCGTGGCCAGGATCTCTGCGACTGCCTGTTTCAGTGCAGGGAGGTCCTGTTCGACGACGTCCCACACAGCGGTCAGGTCCACACCCATATACCGATGGATCAGGATATCACGTAGGCCGGCAATCGCACGCCAGGGGACGTCAGGGCGTTTCTCCCGTACCTGTTCAGAGACCTGCTTCAC
This region of Methanoculleus sp. 7T genomic DNA includes:
- a CDS encoding HepT-like ribonuclease domain-containing protein — its product is MKDDRLYLIHILECTDRIESYTRGGRDAFMASPMVQDAVIRNFEIIGEAVKQVSEQVREKRPDVPWRAIAGLRDILIHRYMGVDLTAVWDVVEQDLPALKQAVAEILATLQQDP